The genomic region CAAGGCTCGGAGACCCAGGGAGTCACGGCGGAAACATTTCCACTGGATCAAGTCCTATTTTTGTTAATTCAATGCCCGTGGCATTGGTAGGAGATATCTATTCCTGTCCTCTTCACGGCAGCAACCCCATAACGACGGGCGCTCCCCATGTTTTCGGTTTGGGGAAAGACGTTGGCCATGTTGGCTCCCAAACAGCATGCGGAGCGACGATTACTGCCGGATCACCCGACACCTTCGTCGGTGAGTCTGGTGGTGGCGCTTCCACTAGCTTCTTCTCGCAGTTTCTGAAAGAAAAGACTTTTGTCGAGTTTCAGTTGCTTAACGAAAAAGATGAGCCCATCGCCAATGAGGCGTATGAACTGACGCTGCCGGATGGAACCTTGATGACTGGCGTCCTTGACGAAAATGGCTTTGTGCATGTTGCAAATATTCCTAGAGGGAGTTGCAGCATAAAGTTTCCGAAAC from Pseudomonas tensinigenes harbors:
- a CDS encoding PAAR domain-containing protein, which encodes MAGKPVARLGDPGSHGGNISTGSSPIFVNSMPVALVGDIYSCPLHGSNPITTGAPHVFGLGKDVGHVGSQTACGATITAGSPDTFVGESGGGASTSFFSQFLKEKTFVEFQLLNEKDEPIANEAYELTLPDGTLMTGVLDENGFVHVANIPRGSCSIKFPKLEDTEHL